AGTTTATCAATAGTTTAACTAACCACTTTCTTTAGCATTTTTCGAAAAATCTATGGGACGCTccggaaaaaaaaaagtgtatacCAAAGTTCTAACACTTCGGttagaaattttgatattttttttgtacaaggtatataataatttttagccattaatacaaatatttaatatatgtgaTGTGATGattgttcattttattttttaaaaggttTCGATCCTTCGAAAATATATCacatttttatgaaaaataaagCATGGAAAAGTGAAAGGAAGAGTAGTGTATCACTGTTACTCTACTTCTACGTAACTTGGCTCTGGCATTTTCGTGAGCATTTACTGTGCAACGCCTAAACCCTCCCATGCAAAGGAAAACGGCACCGTATTGCTATTGTTTAGTTTTACTGCTACATCTGAAAACCCAAAAGCCAAAACCCAGAAAAAGTGAATTGCCTATCCCTGCTCGTTTTTTCGaggaaaaaaagagaaagaaatcgAGTTTCCGAGAAACCAAACGGAGCCTGAAGGGTTTTCTTTTTTGTTGCTAGGAAATGCAAAGCTTAGGACCTTTACGACCTCGAAGCACAGTGCTGGTGAAGCGTCCTTGGCTTACTAAACCAATTAACTGGAGAGCACTCTCGTCTATTCCTCCTTCTGATTACTCCAACCAGTCTCGCGGTGGCCTGCCTCGCTTCTTCTCTGAAACTCTTCCTTCTTCCAAGGCAAAATCTTCTCTTTATTCAAGTATTCATCTCTTAACCACCACTCGAAATCTTTTTTCCAATTGTTTGCAAATTTATAAATGCAGGGCGGTGTTATTCGCGTTCAAGGAGATGAATTTTGGCATATGACTAAAGTTTTAAGATTGAAAACTGACGACAGGTACTGCTTGTCATCATTCCATGAAACAATTTCATTTTTCATCCAAATTTGTaactgtgtttttttttttcattttatgtaCTAAGCTTATAGAAACTCTGGGTTTTGGTGGAGTTCTTTTAATATGTATTTGTTGAATTCTGGCGTATAACTATACAGGGTAGAGCTCTTCAATGGGAAAGGCGGTCTAGTAGAAGGGTTCATACAAAACATTGACCGTTCCTCTATTGATTTTGTGGCTTTGGAAGATCCAAAGCTTGTTCTTCCACAGACCCCACAGTGGCATATATTTGCTGCTTTTGGTAAGTTATCGAGTTACAATAACAAAAATGGAAGTTACAAAAAAGTGGTTCATTTGCTAAATCATTTCCTGTTTAGGTTCACTGAAGGGTGGTCGAGCTGATTGGCTTGTTGAGAAGTGTACTGTATGTCTCATGGAAATACAAACATTTCTACATACATGTATATTTCTTTTTATGTTGGTTGTGTAATTGTGTTACTTTTTTTCACTAATAATATTTTGTTCTCTACATTCTAGGAACTGGGAGCTAGTAGTGTAACACCTTTGCTCACTCAACGTTCTTCTACCATCTCTGACAATCGGGTGGAGAGATTGCAGCGTGTCATTTTAGCAGCAGCTAAACAATGTATGTTTG
This window of the Gossypium arboreum isolate Shixiya-1 chromosome 12, ASM2569848v2, whole genome shotgun sequence genome carries:
- the LOC108477253 gene encoding uncharacterized protein LOC108477253 isoform X1, producing MQSLGPLRPRSTVLVKRPWLTKPINWRALSSIPPSDYSNQSRGGLPRFFSETLPSSKGGVIRVQGDEFWHMTKVLRLKTDDRVELFNGKGGLVEGFIQNIDRSSIDFVALEDPKLVLPQTPQWHIFAAFGSLKGGRADWLVEKCTELGASSVTPLLTQRSSTISDNRVERLQRVILAAAKQCQRLHEMKLNHPMKIDNLIPLVAKSKQSFIAIAEGTPLVSALTATTKEPSGLIIVGPEGDFTEKEVDLITEAGATAVGLGPHRLRVETATIAILATLTLWSGSQQISNS
- the LOC108477253 gene encoding uncharacterized protein LOC108477253 isoform X2; translation: MQSLGPLRPRSTVLVKRPWLTKPINWRALSSIPPSDYSNQSRGGLPRFFSETLPSSKGGVIRVQGDEFWHMTKVLRLKTDDRVELFNGKGGLVEGFIQNIDRSSIDFVALEDPKLVLPQTPQWHIFAAFGSLKGGRADWLVEKCTELGASSVTPLLTQRSSTISDNRVERLQRVILAAAKQCQRLHEMKLNHPMKIDNLIPLVAKSKQSFIAIAEGTPLVSALTATTKEPSGLIIVGPEGEKEVDLITEAGATAVGLGPHRLRVETATIAILATLTLWSGSQQISNS